From the bacterium genome, one window contains:
- a CDS encoding F0F1 ATP synthase subunit epsilon, whose product MKLMIMTPGKAVVDAEVSSVTLPAALGRMTALQGHDTMLALLNPGNIHFVKQGDRGGAVREDYDIGSGFAEVIHDMVTVCVSEAAPAAAAFEKGRKS is encoded by the coding sequence ATGAAGCTCATGATCATGACTCCGGGCAAGGCCGTGGTCGACGCGGAGGTTAGCTCCGTCACTCTCCCTGCCGCCCTCGGGCGGATGACGGCGCTCCAGGGGCACGATACGATGCTTGCGCTCCTGAATCCGGGGAACATACACTTCGTGAAGCAGGGCGATCGCGGAGGGGCGGTGAGGGAAGACTACGACATCGGGAGCGGATTCGCAGAGGTCATACACGACATGGTTACGGTGTGCGTTTCAGAGGCGGCGCCGGCCGCAGCCGCCTTCGAGAAGGGGAGGAAAAGTTGA